From Columba livia isolate bColLiv1 breed racing homer chromosome 5, bColLiv1.pat.W.v2, whole genome shotgun sequence, one genomic window encodes:
- the CD151 gene encoding CD151 antigen isoform X1, with protein MREYTEKKETCGAICLKYLLFIFNFFFWLAGGAVMAVGAWTLAEKSDYISLLSSSTYSATAYILVVAGVVVMVTGILGCCATFKERRNLLRVYFILLLCIFLLEIIAGILAYIYYQQFFPVSPQLSMELKQNLKNTMTQKYRKAGEESVTSAVDKLQQEFKCCGSNNYTDWADSQWIKSPEASGRKVPDSCCKTITDLCGRRDHPSNIYKESGCITKLENFIQEHLKIIGAVGISIACVQIFGMIFTCCLYKSLKPEPY; from the exons ATGCGTGAGTATacagaaaagaaggaaacatgTGGGGCCATCTGTCTCAAGTACCTGCTCTTCATCTTCAACTTCTTTTTCTGG CTGGCTGGCGGGGCTGTGATGGCCGTGGGCGCCTGGACCCTTGCTGAGAAGAGTGACTACATCAGCCTGCTCTCCTCCAGCACGTATTCGGCAACTGCTTATATTCTGGTGGTGGCTGGGGTGGTTGTCATGGTTACCGGCATCCTTGGTTGCTGTGCTACCTTCAAAGAGCGTCGGAATTTGCTAAGAGTG TACTTCATATTGTTACTGTGCATCTTTCTCCTGGAGATCATTGCTGGAATCCTGGCCTATATCTATTATCAGCAG TTCTTCCCCGTGAGCCCACAG CTGAGCATGGAGCTGAAGCAAAATTTGAAGAACACCATGACCCAGAAGTACCGGAAGGCGGGAGAAGAGAGTGTTACCAGTGCAGTAGACAAActgcagcaggag TTCAAGTGCTGTGGGAGCAACAACTACACAGACTGGGCTGACAGCCAGTGGATCAAATCTCCAGAGGCCAGTGGACGGAAAGTCCCAGACAGCTGCTGTAAGACAATAACTGACCTGTGTGGCCGAAGAGACCATCCTTCCAACATCTACAAGGAG AGCGGTTGCATTACCAAACTGGAAAACTTCATTCAAGAGCATCTGAAAATTATCGGGGCAGTGGGGATCAGCATTGCTTGTGTGCAG ATCTTCGGGATGATTTTCACCTGCTGCTTGTACAAGAGTTTAAAGCCAGAACCATATTAA
- the CD151 gene encoding CD151 antigen isoform X2: MREYTEKKETCGAICLKYLLFIFNFFFWLAGGAVMAVGAWTLAEKSDYISLLSSSTYSATAYILVVAGVVVMVTGILGCCATFKERRNLLRVYFILLLCIFLLEIIAGILAYIYYQQLSMELKQNLKNTMTQKYRKAGEESVTSAVDKLQQEFKCCGSNNYTDWADSQWIKSPEASGRKVPDSCCKTITDLCGRRDHPSNIYKESGCITKLENFIQEHLKIIGAVGISIACVQIFGMIFTCCLYKSLKPEPY; this comes from the exons ATGCGTGAGTATacagaaaagaaggaaacatgTGGGGCCATCTGTCTCAAGTACCTGCTCTTCATCTTCAACTTCTTTTTCTGG CTGGCTGGCGGGGCTGTGATGGCCGTGGGCGCCTGGACCCTTGCTGAGAAGAGTGACTACATCAGCCTGCTCTCCTCCAGCACGTATTCGGCAACTGCTTATATTCTGGTGGTGGCTGGGGTGGTTGTCATGGTTACCGGCATCCTTGGTTGCTGTGCTACCTTCAAAGAGCGTCGGAATTTGCTAAGAGTG TACTTCATATTGTTACTGTGCATCTTTCTCCTGGAGATCATTGCTGGAATCCTGGCCTATATCTATTATCAGCAG CTGAGCATGGAGCTGAAGCAAAATTTGAAGAACACCATGACCCAGAAGTACCGGAAGGCGGGAGAAGAGAGTGTTACCAGTGCAGTAGACAAActgcagcaggag TTCAAGTGCTGTGGGAGCAACAACTACACAGACTGGGCTGACAGCCAGTGGATCAAATCTCCAGAGGCCAGTGGACGGAAAGTCCCAGACAGCTGCTGTAAGACAATAACTGACCTGTGTGGCCGAAGAGACCATCCTTCCAACATCTACAAGGAG AGCGGTTGCATTACCAAACTGGAAAACTTCATTCAAGAGCATCTGAAAATTATCGGGGCAGTGGGGATCAGCATTGCTTGTGTGCAG ATCTTCGGGATGATTTTCACCTGCTGCTTGTACAAGAGTTTAAAGCCAGAACCATATTAA